The Virgibacillus sp. MSP4-1 genome has a segment encoding these proteins:
- a CDS encoding GIY-YIG nuclease family protein, translating into MDLYFTYILRCGDHSLYTGYTSRLKHRLKMHQEGKGAKYTRGRGPISLVYAEPHQQKSAAMKREYQIKQMKKEDKERLIQSQCIIVSVPSSNQELVPNEKGTFIEK; encoded by the coding sequence ATGGATTTGTATTTTACTTATATACTCAGATGCGGGGATCATTCCCTTTATACAGGATATACAAGCCGGTTAAAGCATCGTTTGAAAATGCATCAGGAAGGGAAGGGGGCAAAATACACCCGGGGAAGAGGGCCTATAAGCCTTGTGTATGCAGAGCCTCATCAGCAGAAATCAGCTGCTATGAAACGTGAATATCAGATCAAACAGATGAAAAAGGAGGATAAGGAAAGACTGATTCAAAGTCAATGTATAATTGTCAGTGTCCCAAGTAGCAACCAGGAGCTTGTTCCAAATGAAAAGGGCACATTCATAGAAAAATAA
- a CDS encoding CAP domain-containing protein: protein MMKKRIYIISFISILFLLLAACNTQDNALNNGNNDDNISSIATDSSSKDYPHTMPIRIQDAKYEFKRVEMRQQHSDGQQQRKDNQQTEEKQQQQQQDNQQTQQQNQNIPQQNQNNQQQNQQNQANEQNNTNQAQQSGDIKEFESRVIELTNQERKNQGLPELKADANLSQVARKKSADMQTKGYFSHTSPTYGSPFDMMRDFGIDYQTAGENIAKGQSSPEQVVESWMNSQGHRENILSNKFTHIGVGYIENGHYWTQMFISK, encoded by the coding sequence ATGATGAAAAAAAGGATATATATCATTAGTTTTATCAGCATCCTGTTTCTTCTGTTAGCTGCTTGTAATACACAGGATAACGCTTTAAACAATGGAAATAACGATGACAATATTTCAAGTATTGCAACCGACTCTTCCAGTAAGGATTATCCTCACACAATGCCTATCCGTATTCAGGATGCGAAGTACGAATTTAAACGGGTGGAAATGAGACAGCAGCATAGTGATGGTCAGCAGCAAAGGAAGGACAATCAGCAGACAGAAGAAAAACAACAGCAACAGCAACAGGACAATCAACAGACGCAACAACAGAATCAAAATATACCACAGCAGAATCAGAACAATCAACAGCAAAATCAACAGAATCAGGCAAATGAGCAAAACAATACCAATCAGGCCCAGCAGTCCGGAGATATTAAGGAATTTGAATCGCGTGTAATCGAACTGACGAATCAGGAAAGGAAAAATCAAGGATTGCCTGAATTAAAGGCTGATGCAAATTTAAGTCAGGTGGCACGGAAAAAATCAGCAGATATGCAGACAAAAGGATATTTCTCCCATACCAGCCCCACTTATGGTTCCCCTTTTGACATGATGAGGGATTTTGGGATTGATTACCAGACAGCAGGTGAAAACATCGCAAAGGGTCAGTCAAGCCCTGAGCAGGTTGTAGAGTCCTGGATGAACAGTCAGGGTCATCGGGAAAATATCCTAAGCAATAAGTTCACACACATTGGTGTAGGCTATATCGAAAATGGCCATTACTGGACACAGATGTTTATAAGTAAATAA
- the sda gene encoding sporulation histidine kinase inhibitor Sda, producing MFKHLSDQALEEAHKNAVGLKLDKDFIAILEREMKNRGLSCERNSARTTYFKQPLIP from the coding sequence ATGTTTAAACATCTGTCCGATCAAGCTCTTGAAGAGGCTCATAAAAATGCAGTAGGGCTAAAACTGGATAAAGATTTCATAGCGATTCTTGAAAGAGAAATGAAAAACCGCGGTTTATCCTGTGAAAGAAATTCAGCCAGGACGACTTATTTCAAGCAACCGTTGATCCCATAA
- a CDS encoding bifunctional hydroxymethylpyrimidine kinase/phosphomethylpyrimidine kinase has product MTLPKALTIAGSDSSGGAGIQADLKTFQEHGVYGMSALTVIVAMNPHNHWSHDTYPINADTVRAQLATILEGVGVDVMKTGMLPTVEIIEIAAKAIKEHNLNQAVIDPVMVCKGADEVIYPELAEALRDVLTPVAKIVTPNLWEAGQLSGMGALTTVEQMKEAAAKIHDLGAENVLIKGGNKLEHENALDVFYDGKDHEILESEKIDTPYTHGAGCTYSSAITAQLAKGASVKEAVYGAKRFITAAIRHSFKLNQYVGPVNHGAQRFHGE; this is encoded by the coding sequence ATGACACTACCAAAAGCACTAACAATTGCCGGTTCTGATAGTAGTGGCGGAGCAGGAATTCAGGCGGATTTAAAAACATTCCAGGAGCATGGCGTATATGGAATGTCTGCATTGACGGTTATTGTGGCTATGAATCCACATAATCACTGGTCTCATGATACGTATCCAATCAATGCGGATACAGTACGTGCGCAGCTTGCAACCATTTTGGAGGGGGTAGGCGTCGATGTTATGAAGACAGGAATGCTCCCGACCGTGGAAATTATTGAAATAGCAGCCAAGGCTATTAAAGAGCACAACCTCAATCAGGCTGTCATTGATCCTGTTATGGTATGCAAAGGGGCAGATGAAGTCATTTATCCTGAACTTGCTGAGGCCCTTAGAGATGTGTTAACCCCTGTAGCGAAGATTGTAACCCCTAACTTATGGGAGGCTGGTCAGTTAAGCGGAATGGGGGCATTAACGACCGTAGAACAAATGAAGGAAGCAGCAGCAAAAATTCATGACTTAGGTGCAGAAAATGTATTGATTAAAGGTGGAAATAAACTGGAACATGAGAATGCGCTAGATGTTTTCTATGATGGTAAGGACCATGAAATTTTAGAAAGCGAAAAAATCGACACACCATATACACATGGAGCAGGATGTACCTATTCCTCCGCTATTACAGCACAGTTGGCAAAGGGAGCTAGTGTGAAAGAGGCAGTCTATGGAGCGAAAAGGTTTATTACAGCAGCGATCCGCCACTCCTTTAAATTAAATCAGTATGTGGGCCCTGTGAATCACGGTGCTCAGCGCTTCCATGGTGAATAG
- a CDS encoding penicillin-binding protein 2 produces the protein MKPKSHLPFRLNLLFFAIFLLFSFLVVQLGIVQILTGEEAQEVLDETENTVTNIPVPRGKMYDRDGNILVDNKSRYAITYTPPKNVQPRRKLEIAQTLSKYIEMEDRQITERDMKDFWILTHREEAYARLSKGEKQRMDDEVQYQTVLDRITKYNLESLSEKELEVAAIKRELDEAIELTPHIVKNKGVTKEEYATVAEHINEMPGINVSTDWVRTFPQGETFGNFIGRISNHEDGIPRDNVDYYLTRNYNRNERVGESFLEQQYEEFLAGQKEQYRHITDQNNQVIRSELIQKGKQGKDLVLSVDMGLQKQVDQIVKEELDKIIHKPANRHLNKGLVVMMKPKTGEILTMTGIRYHRATDDKPAYYADESYRTVYDAHLPGSAVKGASVLSGFQSGVITKNTVFVDRPIKIASTDTKRSWTDLGPVNYLTALERSSNVFMFFIAMRMGGDYSYVPNAKLSFNKEAFTEMRNYFKQFGLGVETGIDLPYEATGLEGDKETGGLLMDYSIGQYEPFTTMQLAQYVSTIANDGYRVKPHLVNEIRYPGTEEQLGPIYKTIGPDIINKLEMDDEYIQAVQNGFYRVFNGSNGTAARTFRNLPYVAAGKTGTAEKPLFDEDGNRVANTENLTLVGYAPYDDPEVAFAVVVPQVGKSSGEGINRNIGKRILDAYFQQQNNEE, from the coding sequence GTGAAACCTAAGTCGCATTTGCCTTTCCGGCTTAATCTTTTATTTTTTGCGATATTTTTGCTGTTCTCGTTTTTGGTTGTACAATTAGGCATTGTGCAGATTTTAACTGGGGAAGAGGCGCAGGAGGTTCTTGATGAAACAGAGAATACGGTCACTAATATTCCTGTTCCGAGAGGAAAAATGTATGATCGGGATGGGAATATATTAGTTGATAATAAATCCCGATATGCCATCACGTACACACCACCTAAAAATGTTCAGCCTAGGAGGAAATTGGAGATTGCTCAAACCCTCTCAAAGTATATAGAGATGGAGGATCGGCAAATCACAGAGAGAGATATGAAGGACTTTTGGATTCTGACCCATCGTGAGGAGGCCTATGCCCGTTTATCCAAAGGTGAAAAGCAGCGTATGGATGATGAAGTGCAGTACCAGACCGTTTTAGACCGGATTACCAAATATAATTTGGAAAGCTTATCCGAAAAAGAATTAGAGGTTGCTGCGATTAAACGTGAGCTTGATGAAGCCATCGAGCTGACCCCGCATATTGTTAAGAATAAGGGTGTGACCAAGGAGGAATATGCTACGGTAGCTGAACACATCAATGAAATGCCTGGCATAAATGTTTCAACAGACTGGGTTCGGACATTTCCTCAAGGCGAAACATTTGGAAATTTTATCGGAAGGATTTCTAATCACGAAGACGGTATCCCAAGAGATAATGTAGATTATTATCTGACCAGAAATTATAATCGTAATGAGCGTGTTGGCGAAAGTTTTCTGGAACAGCAGTATGAGGAGTTCCTTGCTGGACAGAAGGAGCAGTACCGTCATATCACAGACCAAAATAATCAAGTGATTCGGTCGGAATTAATCCAGAAAGGAAAACAAGGGAAGGACCTCGTTTTATCTGTGGATATGGGACTGCAAAAACAAGTGGATCAGATAGTAAAAGAAGAGCTTGATAAGATTATTCATAAACCGGCCAATCGTCACTTAAATAAAGGCCTTGTGGTGATGATGAAACCTAAAACAGGCGAAATTCTTACGATGACAGGCATTCGCTATCATCGGGCTACAGACGATAAACCTGCCTACTATGCGGATGAGTCCTATCGTACGGTATATGATGCACATTTACCAGGTTCTGCAGTGAAGGGAGCTTCAGTGTTATCCGGCTTTCAATCAGGAGTAATTACGAAGAATACGGTTTTTGTTGACAGACCTATTAAAATTGCCAGTACGGATACGAAACGTTCCTGGACCGATTTAGGTCCGGTTAACTATTTAACAGCACTTGAGCGATCATCAAACGTCTTTATGTTCTTTATTGCCATGCGAATGGGAGGAGATTATTCCTACGTACCGAACGCTAAACTTAGTTTTAATAAAGAGGCATTTACGGAAATGCGAAATTATTTTAAACAATTTGGGCTAGGGGTTGAAACCGGGATTGATCTCCCATATGAAGCAACTGGTCTTGAAGGAGATAAGGAAACGGGTGGACTTCTCATGGACTATTCAATTGGACAATATGAGCCTTTTACTACAATGCAATTGGCGCAATATGTTTCTACGATTGCAAACGATGGATACCGTGTTAAGCCGCATTTAGTCAATGAAATCCGCTATCCAGGTACTGAAGAACAGTTAGGACCGATCTATAAGACCATAGGCCCTGACATTATAAATAAATTAGAAATGGATGATGAATATATACAGGCCGTCCAAAACGGTTTTTACCGGGTATTCAATGGTAGTAATGGTACAGCTGCACGCACCTTCAGAAATCTTCCTTATGTTGCGGCGGGTAAAACAGGAACAGCAGAGAAGCCGCTTTTTGATGAAGATGGGAATCGGGTGGCTAATACAGAAAACTTAACATTGGTGGGTTATGCACCATATGATGATCCTGAAGTTGCTTTTGCCGTTGTTGTTCCTCAGGTTGGTAAGAGTTCCGGTGAAGGAATTAACAGGAATATAGGAAAAAGGATATTAGATGCCTATTTTCAACAACAAAACAACGAAGAGTAA
- a CDS encoding hemolysin family protein, giving the protein MLIAIILLILTSLFLSGSETALTAVNKMKVKSRAENDDLKSKKLYRLISHPDELLTGILIGNNIANIALPTLVTMLALDIGINVGLATGILTLVIIIFAEVIPKSIAATFSDKIAYMVAPVIALILTILKPFTFVLSKLTGLLIKILSRGEKQEASFSREEFKTMMDIASNEGTLENEESYRIKGVIDFYSKDVRDALKTPRMEIVGISSDSTFEETRDILLNHNHTRYPVYQDTMDNIVGVFHSKQFLSWALSEQNETLADFTDNQPLFVAETTSIEKVFKMMQKKKRHLAIVIDEYGGTTGIITHEDIIEAMLGQEIEDETDDDEEILIDELTDSHMICSGKLVISRLNDVFQTRIPEEEDILAGFLYKEFGHIPSEGEVLEFQHLEFEVLEMEDNKIHKVKISKHIV; this is encoded by the coding sequence ATGCTTATAGCTATTATCCTTTTGATTCTGACTTCATTATTTCTCTCGGGAAGTGAAACAGCATTAACTGCTGTAAACAAAATGAAAGTAAAATCCCGGGCAGAAAATGATGACCTGAAATCAAAAAAGCTTTACAGGCTTATTTCCCATCCTGATGAACTTCTAACCGGTATTTTAATCGGAAATAATATTGCGAACATAGCTCTCCCAACCCTTGTAACCATGCTGGCTCTGGATATTGGAATTAATGTTGGACTTGCCACTGGAATTTTAACGCTCGTTATTATTATTTTCGCAGAAGTCATTCCCAAGTCTATTGCGGCGACATTTTCTGATAAAATTGCTTATATGGTGGCGCCTGTTATCGCCTTAATATTAACCATTCTAAAACCGTTCACATTCGTATTATCTAAATTAACAGGTTTGTTGATTAAAATTTTATCCCGGGGAGAAAAGCAGGAAGCGAGCTTTTCAAGGGAAGAATTTAAAACGATGATGGATATTGCCTCTAACGAAGGAACGCTGGAGAATGAAGAATCTTACCGTATTAAAGGTGTTATAGACTTCTACAGTAAGGATGTTCGTGATGCTTTAAAGACACCAAGAATGGAAATTGTGGGGATTTCATCTGACAGTACCTTTGAAGAAACCAGGGATATTCTTTTAAATCACAATCATACCCGATATCCAGTATATCAGGATACAATGGATAATATTGTGGGGGTTTTTCACTCCAAGCAGTTTTTAAGCTGGGCTCTATCCGAACAAAATGAGACGCTTGCGGACTTCACGGATAATCAGCCCTTATTTGTCGCAGAAACGACATCAATAGAAAAAGTTTTTAAAATGATGCAGAAGAAAAAACGGCACCTGGCGATTGTCATTGATGAGTACGGAGGTACAACCGGAATTATAACTCATGAGGATATCATTGAAGCCATGCTGGGTCAGGAAATTGAGGACGAAACCGATGATGATGAAGAAATTTTAATTGATGAGTTGACCGATTCACATATGATATGCAGTGGTAAACTCGTTATTTCCAGACTGAATGATGTATTTCAGACTCGTATTCCTGAGGAGGAGGATATTCTGGCTGGTTTTCTCTATAAAGAGTTTGGACATATCCCATCGGAGGGTGAGGTGCTTGAATTTCAGCATCTCGAGTTTGAGGTATTAGAAATGGAAGATAATAAAATTCATAAGGTGAAAATAAGTAAACATATCGTTTAA
- a CDS encoding YggT family protein: protein MKSRKVLTLVLQCFITVMQALLGLRILFKLVSASEGTFVQWVYFLSDPLVIPFSGSFPPAMVSAMFYVDTAAILAMILYTLVGYLLLRIVAGSGKKDRSKYFS, encoded by the coding sequence ATGAAATCAAGAAAAGTTCTCACACTTGTTTTACAATGTTTTATAACAGTTATGCAGGCTTTATTGGGATTAAGAATCTTATTTAAACTGGTGAGCGCTTCTGAGGGAACGTTCGTACAATGGGTATATTTTTTAAGCGATCCTTTAGTCATCCCTTTTTCCGGTAGTTTTCCTCCTGCAATGGTATCGGCAATGTTTTATGTTGATACAGCCGCTATTTTAGCTATGATTTTGTACACACTTGTTGGATATCTGTTGCTAAGGATAGTAGCCGGATCCGGAAAAAAGGATAGGAGTAAGTATTTCTCCTGA
- a CDS encoding MFS transporter, whose translation MNRFRDYHPNIKVRIIQIFFTDIVSGAIFPFMAIYFAEHFGAKITGILLLLNVFIGLITGLYGGYYSDRMGRKKLMVVAGIIRMFAFIVMAIANSPILVSPEITFIMTLLIMASFGLDGPAADAMIIDITKPDQRKGVYALLYWSFNLAFAIGGIVGALMFDHYLYELLMILSVTGIISNVLVIFFIKETREGQEQTREKRVLRNIAKSYKEVAFDKVFLYFVLAGLFIQSIENQMENYIGVRLNEDMPEQSLLFMDVTGVEMVGFLKSENTIIVVLLTVFITKWVTTLKEDKAFLSSILVFTVGYVGISYVNNIWLLFIFMIVATIGELMRVPIQSDYMASIPSDEKRSSYMAVYGMVFNGSMMLSSVFVSLGAIFTKEIMSLLILACGLLGMMIIYKILPDLKQRREFAKQN comes from the coding sequence ATGAACAGATTCAGAGACTATCATCCTAATATAAAAGTTCGAATTATCCAGATATTTTTCACGGATATCGTGTCCGGCGCTATATTTCCATTTATGGCTATCTATTTTGCCGAGCACTTTGGCGCAAAAATCACCGGTATCCTTCTATTACTTAATGTATTCATCGGACTTATAACGGGCTTATATGGCGGCTACTACTCAGATCGGATGGGCAGAAAAAAATTAATGGTTGTTGCAGGAATTATACGTATGTTCGCTTTCATTGTCATGGCGATAGCAAATTCCCCCATCCTGGTTTCGCCCGAAATAACCTTTATAATGACCCTCTTAATCATGGCCTCCTTTGGGCTTGATGGTCCGGCAGCCGATGCGATGATTATTGATATTACCAAACCTGATCAGCGTAAAGGGGTTTATGCATTATTATACTGGAGTTTTAACCTTGCATTTGCTATTGGTGGTATTGTCGGAGCCCTTATGTTTGATCATTATTTATATGAGCTTTTGATGATTCTTTCGGTCACGGGGATTATTTCCAATGTCTTAGTCATCTTTTTCATTAAAGAGACCAGGGAGGGACAGGAGCAGACGAGAGAAAAACGTGTTTTAAGAAATATTGCCAAAAGCTACAAAGAAGTGGCTTTTGATAAGGTGTTTCTTTATTTTGTCCTGGCAGGGCTTTTTATTCAGTCCATCGAAAATCAAATGGAAAACTACATTGGGGTTCGATTAAATGAGGATATGCCTGAGCAATCTTTGCTATTTATGGATGTAACAGGTGTGGAAATGGTTGGATTTCTGAAGTCTGAAAATACGATTATTGTTGTGCTGCTCACCGTATTTATTACAAAATGGGTGACAACGCTAAAAGAGGACAAAGCTTTTCTTTCATCCATTCTTGTCTTTACCGTTGGATATGTCGGGATCAGCTACGTCAACAATATATGGCTGCTGTTTATATTTATGATTGTCGCTACAATTGGAGAATTAATGCGGGTCCCTATACAGTCGGATTACATGGCAAGCATTCCAAGTGATGAAAAACGAAGCTCCTATATGGCTGTTTACGGTATGGTCTTTAATGGATCCATGATGCTTAGTTCTGTTTTTGTTTCTCTCGGTGCCATTTTTACTAAAGAAATCATGTCGCTTCTTATATTGGCATGCGGATTACTTGGCATGATGATTATTTATAAGATTTTACCAGATTTGAAACAACGCAGGGAGTTTGCAAAACAAAATTAA
- a CDS encoding SulP family inorganic anion transporter has product MQKTLTTREAWFGNIKGDVISGIVVALALIPEAIAFAIIAGVDPMVGLYASFMIAVVIAFTGGRPGMISGATGAMALLMVDLVAEWGLDYLLAATILTGIIQIIFGLSKLARLMKFIPRSVMVGFVNALAILIFIAQLEHFEGANWVMYALVLGALGIIYLFPMMTKAVPSPLIAIIVITAIVMTTNISVATVGDMGEITKAFPTFFFPDVPFTLETLMIILPYSLALAIVGLVESLLTASIVDEYTGTSSDKNRESNGQGIANIVTGFFGGMAGCAMIGQSVINVSSGGRGRLSALTAGLVLIFLIVFMGDIVAQIPVAALVGVMIMVSIGTFDWGSIKTLKIVPFTDNLVMIVTVLTVVITHNLAIGVLTGVLLSAIFFVAKISKVKVTKELKHNRMYYTFQGEIFFASVSELVDEFDYDMEGAQEAIFDLTKARLWDDSAIAALDKIVAGLEHKKINVYVIGLNQLSSELRAKLSRKLSSH; this is encoded by the coding sequence ATGCAAAAAACTCTAACAACACGAGAAGCCTGGTTTGGCAACATCAAAGGAGATGTCATCTCTGGTATTGTTGTTGCTCTTGCCTTAATTCCTGAAGCCATTGCCTTTGCTATTATTGCCGGGGTTGATCCGATGGTTGGTTTATACGCCTCCTTCATGATTGCTGTAGTTATTGCTTTTACAGGAGGACGTCCGGGAATGATTTCCGGTGCCACTGGTGCAATGGCACTTCTTATGGTCGATTTAGTTGCGGAATGGGGACTGGATTACCTATTGGCCGCTACCATTCTTACCGGTATCATTCAGATTATATTTGGGTTATCTAAATTAGCCCGACTGATGAAATTTATTCCAAGATCGGTCATGGTCGGGTTTGTAAATGCTCTGGCTATATTAATTTTTATTGCGCAGTTAGAGCACTTTGAAGGGGCAAACTGGGTGATGTATGCCCTGGTGCTGGGTGCCCTCGGTATCATTTATTTATTTCCTATGATGACAAAGGCTGTCCCTTCTCCTTTAATCGCCATCATTGTCATTACTGCCATTGTAATGACAACGAACATAAGTGTTGCCACTGTAGGAGATATGGGGGAGATCACCAAAGCCTTTCCGACCTTTTTCTTTCCTGATGTTCCTTTTACTCTGGAAACATTGATGATTATTTTGCCTTATTCCCTGGCACTGGCTATCGTTGGATTGGTGGAATCCCTGTTAACAGCAAGTATTGTGGATGAATATACAGGAACGTCGAGTGATAAAAACAGAGAATCGAATGGTCAGGGAATCGCCAATATTGTGACAGGATTCTTTGGCGGGATGGCCGGCTGTGCCATGATTGGACAGTCCGTGATTAATGTCAGCTCAGGTGGCAGAGGGAGACTTTCAGCCCTGACAGCCGGGCTCGTCTTAATTTTCCTTATTGTATTTATGGGCGATATTGTAGCGCAAATTCCTGTGGCAGCACTGGTAGGGGTAATGATTATGGTCTCCATTGGCACTTTTGACTGGGGATCCATAAAAACGTTAAAAATCGTACCGTTTACCGATAATCTGGTGATGATTGTCACAGTTTTAACGGTTGTGATAACTCATAATTTAGCTATCGGTGTCTTAACAGGTGTATTATTGAGTGCTATTTTCTTTGTAGCGAAGATTTCGAAAGTCAAGGTAACAAAGGAACTCAAACATAATCGTATGTATTACACGTTTCAGGGAGAAATTTTCTTTGCGTCCGTTTCAGAACTGGTCGATGAGTTTGACTATGATATGGAAGGAGCACAGGAAGCTATTTTCGACTTAACGAAAGCCCGGCTATGGGATGATTCAGCCATCGCAGCTTTGGATAAAATTGTAGCCGGTTTAGAGCACAAAAAAATTAATGTCTATGTCATTGGATTAAATCAATTAAGTTCTGAGCTCAGAGCGAAACTAAGCCGCAAATTGAGTTCCCATTAG
- a CDS encoding universal stress protein, translating into MYRKILLATDGSEHALRTINHAISLAKLSSDSLVDVVYVKESHQVKSDTLRNWNKVGITNVQEDKVTAIEQDLQEAGISYKTTVLYGEPGPVIVDYANENEFDVVIVGSRGRNTFQEMVLGSVSHKVAKRANCPVLIVK; encoded by the coding sequence TTGTACAGAAAGATATTATTAGCCACAGACGGATCCGAACACGCATTGCGTACCATCAATCACGCGATAAGTTTAGCGAAGCTCTCCTCAGATTCGCTGGTCGATGTGGTCTACGTAAAAGAAAGTCATCAGGTCAAATCAGACACCCTGCGCAATTGGAATAAAGTGGGGATTACAAACGTTCAGGAGGATAAAGTAACAGCTATTGAACAAGATTTACAGGAAGCAGGGATTTCCTATAAAACAACAGTCCTGTACGGTGAACCCGGGCCGGTAATTGTTGACTATGCGAATGAAAATGAATTTGATGTCGTGATTGTAGGAAGCCGCGGACGAAATACATTTCAGGAAATGGTGCTGGGAAGTGTCAGTCATAAAGTGGCTAAACGTGCCAATTGTCCGGTGTTAATCGTAAAATAA
- a CDS encoding helix-turn-helix domain-containing protein, with translation MKQYELCPKFEKAMNLLNKRWTGLIIYQLLFGSQRFSEIESALPVSGRLLSERLKELEEEGVVARKAYAEVPVRVEYTLTEKGRELEPVIKAIQDWSGKWISHNDTKEANYS, from the coding sequence ATGAAACAATATGAGCTATGCCCTAAATTTGAAAAAGCGATGAATTTACTAAATAAACGGTGGACAGGTCTCATTATTTATCAGCTTTTATTTGGGTCTCAACGATTTTCTGAAATTGAATCAGCGCTTCCTGTAAGTGGCAGACTTCTATCTGAAAGATTAAAAGAACTGGAAGAAGAGGGAGTTGTGGCTCGAAAGGCCTATGCTGAAGTCCCTGTTCGCGTGGAATATACGTTAACGGAAAAGGGGCGGGAACTGGAACCAGTCATCAAAGCCATTCAAGATTGGTCTGGTAAGTGGATAAGTCATAATGACACAAAAGAAGCGAATTATAGTTAA
- a CDS encoding DUF2512 family protein: MRHLLAIGMKFVVICTVILSLYTVFQNTGLLSLFGISVLLVGLGYLLGDLLILRRFGNLTATLSDFALSFLVLFFYGMINDIPTWESGNMALFSAFFITMSEGLFHFYMQNHVFGETEYTDVSRKTGRINSRQMQTETSDEVFPYDVRRKKRRKKRK, encoded by the coding sequence GTGAGACACTTATTGGCGATTGGAATGAAGTTTGTCGTTATTTGTACAGTCATATTATCGCTTTACACTGTTTTCCAGAATACAGGCCTGCTTAGTCTGTTTGGAATTAGTGTGTTACTAGTCGGTCTGGGGTATTTGCTCGGTGATTTATTAATTCTGAGAAGATTTGGGAACCTTACAGCAACGTTATCCGACTTTGCATTATCTTTTCTGGTCTTATTTTTCTATGGTATGATTAATGATATTCCGACATGGGAGTCAGGTAATATGGCATTATTCAGTGCTTTTTTTATCACAATGTCGGAAGGATTATTCCATTTTTATATGCAAAACCATGTTTTTGGTGAAACGGAGTACACGGATGTCAGCCGAAAGACAGGGCGAATAAATTCCCGGCAAATGCAGACCGAAACCTCAGATGAAGTGTTTCCTTACGATGTGAGGAGAAAAAAACGACGGAAAAAACGAAAATAA